Proteins encoded within one genomic window of Setaria italica strain Yugu1 chromosome IV, Setaria_italica_v2.0, whole genome shotgun sequence:
- the LOC101778522 gene encoding transcription initiation factor TFIID subunit 5, producing the protein MEDEEMEKKVQQYLQRKGFRLTELALQEERNRLSTSVISDVALERSDNDPARYHDGYSKLRTWAYSSLDQYKHELLRVLYPVFIHCFMDLVAEGHMQEARSFFHTFREDHEVMHSRDLQKLEGVLSPSHLEEMELARSLRQNKFKIKMCEYSYQLLLQYLQKTQAFVVLGVINQHITFEVSPGQPSLISDDADVVALIGTSKDLAKQINQKEVHWGLLEDSVEERMEKALAESDKIEAESKDAEAEDNKKRNAEGGKQGASNKKTKKDKLVGATGKNVRTETSMVSVAPRVKPELTLPTTPIEVEQSILEDLRNRAQLNSMALPSVSFYTFLNTHNGLNCSSISHDGSLVVGGFSDSSVKVWDMSKIGQSGKTSSSQGETGSQGVRVSTVDEGKRPYTLFQGHSGPVYSAAFSPFGDFLLSSSSDSTIRLWSTKLNANLVCYKGHNYPVWDVQFSPVGHYFASASHDRTARIWSMDKIQPLRIMAGHLSDVDCVQWHVNCNYIATGSSDKTVRLWDVQTGECIRMFIGHRSMVLSLAMSPDGRYMASGDEDGTIMMWDLSTGRCVSPLLGHGSCVWTLAFSCEGAMLASGSADCTVKLWDVASSTKALKTEDTKGGSANRLRLLKALPTKSTPVYSLRFSRRNLLFASGALSLS; encoded by the exons ATGGAGGACgaggagatggagaagaaggTGCAGCAGTACCTGCAGCGCAAGGGGTTCCGCCTCACCGAGCTCGCGCTGCAGGAGGAGCGCAACCGCCTCTCCACCTCAGTCATCTCCGACGTTGCGCTTGAGAG GTCTGACAATGATCCGGCAAGATACCATGATGGATATAGTAAACTAAGAACATGGGCATATAGTTCTCTTGATCAATACAAG CACGAATTACTTCGTGTCCTTTACCCAGTTTTTATCCATTGCTTCATGGATCTAGTGGCAGAGGGACATATGCAAGAAG CTCGGTCATTTTTCCATACATTTCGAGAAGATCATGAAGTGATGCATTCAAGGGATCTTCAGAAGCTGGAAGGTGTCCTCTCTCCTTCACATTTGGAG GAAATGGAACTGGCCCGATCTTTAAGgcaaaataaatttaaaattaaaatgTGCGAG TATTCATATCAATTGCTTCTCCAGTATCTCCAGAAAACACAAGCTTTTGTGGTGCTGGGAGTAATCAATCAGCACATAACTTTTGAAG TATCTCCTGGGCAGCCCTCATTAATCTCTGATGATGCGGATGTTGTTGCTCTGATTGGGACAAGTAAGGACTTGGCAAAACAGATAAATCAGAAGGAAGTACATTGGGGG TTGCTTGAAGATTCCGTTGAAGAGCGAATGGAGAAGGCGCTAGCAGAATCTGATAAAATTGAAGCTGAAAGCAAGGATGCTGAAGCAGAAGATAATAAG AAAAGAAACGCAGAAGGTGGAAAGCAAGGTGCTTCTAATAAGAAGACCAAAAAGGATAAGCTTGTAGGTGCAACTGGAAAAAATGTCAGAACTGAAACAAGCATGGTTTCTGTGGCACCTCGAGTGAAGCCGGAGCTAACTCTTCCAACGAC GCCTATTGAAGTTGAACAATCAATTCTTGAGGACCTGAGGAACCGTGCACAATTGAATAGTATGGCATTGCCCTCTGTTAGCTTCTACACATTCCTTAATACACATAATGG ATTGAACTGCTCATCGATATCACACGATGGATCTTTGGTTGTGGGTGGATTTTCTGATTCGTCAGTAAAG GTCTGGGATATGTCAAAGATTGGTCAATCAGGAAAAACAT CTAGTTCACAGGGGGAGACTGGATCTCAGGGTGTTCGCGTATCAACAGTAGATGAGGGAAAAAGACCCTATACACTATTCCAAGGTCATTCTGGACCAGTTTATTCCGCGGCCTTTAGCCCATTTGGGGATTTTCTCCTATCATCATCTTCAGACTCGACAA TTAGACTGTGGAGCACCAAGCTGAACGCCAATCTTGTCTGTTACAAAGGACACAACTACCCTGTTTGGGATGTCCAA TTTAGTCCAGTTGGCCATTACTTTGCTAGTGCTTCGCATGACAGGACTGCTAGAATCTGGTCGATGGATAAAATTCAACCTTTGCGAATAATGGCTGGGCATCTTTCCGATGTTGAT TGTGTCCAGTGGCATGTAAACTGTAACTACATTGCCACCGGCTCTAGCGACAAAACCGTAAGACTATGGGATGTACAGACAGGTGAATGTATACGGATGTTTATTGGTCATAGGAGTATGGTTTTATCACTGGCAATGTCACCCGATGGACGATACATGGCCTCTGGAGACGAAGATGGAACCATCATGATGTGGGATCTCTCAACTGGTCGCTGTGTTTCACCATTGCTAGGACACGGTTCTTGTGTGTGGACACTTGCTTTCAG CTGTGAGGGGGCAATGCTTGCATCTGGATCAGCTGACTGTACTGTAAAACTCTGGGATGTCGCTTCCAGCACAAAGGCCCTGAAGACGGAGGACAC CAAAGGTGGTTCAGCTAACCGACTGAGGCTTCTTAAAGCTCTCCCTACGAAATCTACTCCTGTTTATAGCCTGCGG TTCTCTCGAAGGAATCTTCTGTTTGCATCCGGTGCGCTCTCGCTTAGCTAG